The genomic DNA CCTTTGAAACGTGACAAATTGGTCCTCTACTAGCTGCTGGTTCTTCCAATGGTGGTTTTGTATTTtgtgaaaataagaaaaaactgATTTATTTAATCTGAATAATTCACAACCAAGTATTTAAATCagaaaaatatatgaaattCAACACATCTGTTGTTGCTGCTCTATTTTGAACTATTTGGAATTTATTTGTTCATGGTCCTAATGTTTTACTATCTGTAGTTACATATGCTATTTATTTAAACTGCtgtttaatatatatatatttaatttgATGAAACTGCGCGCTGCACGTACGTGTACGTATACGCGCTGCCCCGCCATAAAGCTTGATCAGTCCTGGGATCGATGCATAGAGCCCTGGGAGAGCACGCAACGCAACCGCAAGCAACGGAGAACCAATGCAAGTTGCTGGTCAATCAAACAACAACTCCcgcttgcattttttttgtggTCATGCGTTTGCGCCTTATCTCCAGCTAGCATTTGCTAGCTATTTATTGCATGGATCCCCTCCCTGCTACAATATATACGTAACTCTAAAATTTGAAtcatgcgtgcgtgcgtgcacaGTGACTTGGAAAAATATTGTATGATAATATTGTATCGTTCTcgaacatgcaaaaaaaaaactttgggtCAAGTTTTCAGGCGCCAAGACCTTTTGTGATTGGCCAACACGAGTTTATGATTCATATGCATAGATAAATATTATTGTATTACTAATCAGACAATATTACATCCACATGTACATTTTCATTTTCCAACCAATCGTTGATTAGGTCTGATAATAGTATACAGAGCTAATTGGACAAGTGTCTGGATGGGAGAAAATGTATGGAAAGAAGCCTGAGAGTGGAGGCGAGGCCCAAATAATAGTAGTCAATGTATCCAACTCGATCCAGCAAGCTATGGGCTCATTGGGCCTGTGCACAGCAGCTCAACTTAAAGCTGCAgcttcacacacacacacacaaaaaaaaaaagaataataatAAAGCTCACACGCTAGCCCCTATGAAACAAATACTACCCTATGAATACCATCACGAGATTAGATGGacagacttttttttttgtttttgtgtgtGTGGGGTGGGTGGGAGTTGGGGGGTGTTCCCCCACCTGTAGGCTTTTACACCATCATTTTCAACAGTTTTAGGGAAAAATTAGGATGGGGACAAGCGTTCAGAGTTGTTACATGCTTGGAAACAAAAGGCACCAGGCTTAAGGTATCGACGATCGGCCATCTATTGCTCCAgaggcaggggcggatccagggtcCAAGTGTAGGGGTGCCCTTttccgtcttcttcctcctttccctcgtttccttctttctcctcctctttttctataactaagggggtgtttggatacgatgggctaaactttagcagggtcacatcgaatgttcggatgctaattaggaggactaaatatgagctaattacaaaattaattgcacatatAGAGTCtagttcgcgagacgaatctatcaaggctaattaatccatcattcgCAAataattactgtagcaccatattatcaaatcacggactaattaggcttaatagattcatctcgcgaattagactccatctatgtaattagttttgtaattagactatgtttaatattcctaattaatatgcaaacatctgatatgacaggtgctaaagtttagcaggggtatCACCCCCGAGCTTTGGCGGGACTCCAGCCCCCTGCCTCACGCTGGATCCGGCCCTGTCCAAAGGTTCGCGCCCTCCTTGCAATCCTTCCAGTAGGTGTTGATACATTGAAGACCAAGTCGTTACGGTGCTTCCACAGGTGCCAGCAAATCAGATGGGCATGTCTTAAAGAGGTCACTATGGGGCACCGGTACTGAGTAAAAGACCCATGAGCCAACAAAGCTAGGAGTACACTCGATTGTTCATGGAAAAAATTACCTTGACGAGTACTTGAGGCATGAAAATAGTAACATGATGGAAGCGGATATGTTGGTCACGTCCGGTTGGTGTGGCTGTGCTTTGCATGATCATCAATTCTGTAGCGGGGTCATACGATGGACATAGAGTATTACCACGTATTGTTGAAACATTACTAGATGTACAATATTTTCCGAGTTGTCTTTTCAATGAGCGATCGTTACTAGTCTTTAgaattttgttaaatttttcTTAAATTGATCGGTGGGTTAAGGCCGTCCCATAGATTTGCACTAAGAAAAAGCTTTTTATTGGAGTTCTTTGATTGAGCGGCAACAGTGTCCGAGAGTAAAAAATTATCGATCTGGTTACGAGCGGTAACAAAAACTAAGCATGCCCATCGTGAAACAAGACTAATCAGAACAATAAACCAAATGATGCTTTACAAAAGTGGATTGTAATAATTTTTTCTAACGAGGAGATGTATGGATGAGCAGTAGGACGGCCTATCTGCCCATCTCGCTAATCCATCTTCGACCTGAGTCTGAGATGAGAGAGACCAATAAGCAGGAAGTCAAAGCAAGTTAAACTAGTAGCCCCGGGCCGTCAGGAGGTGGTCCAAGATCATCACTAACATGCTACCACCACCTTACTTGGAGATCCAATTCAATTCAATTCAATCTGTTTGCAAGGATCCAATGATCGAGACGAACAGCACTATATTGCTCCGTATTGGCGTGCACGAAGCAGCTAGTTGCCCCGTATTGCAGTTGCAGACGCCGCAGGAGACAAGGTTTGGGTTTGACCGAGGCGGAGGCACCACCCCCACGTCGTCTCCCTTCTCCTCGTCATCGTCAACCTCCCCGTCCCCCGCAGGCAAAGGCACGATCCACGACGACATCGCCATCGCCTCTTGCTTCCCACAGCCGGCGGTTTCCAAACCACCATCacatttatttcttttcttttttttttaaaaaacgcTCTCTTTCTTTAACCACTTATTTCCCTTTCAGACGAccgtttccttcttcctttccaGTTTGCATTCAAGATCCATTTGGCAAGCACGCCTCTCCCCGTCCGTCGCCATTGCCATGGCGGTAAACCATTCAAGTGGCAGGAGATCCATGAAACTGAGTCCAATCTAGTAATCAACAGGGGCGATCAACCTACCGGCCGCCTTCTTCCTGTTGCGGTATGTGTATCATCAGATAACTTCTTTTCGTTCTCAATCCCAATTTCTCTTGTCTCGTCCTTTCATTCCTAATTATCTGGTGGGTAGTAGTTCTAGTTAGTTCACTTCATCATTGTTGGACTCGCTTCTCTCTTCATTCTCTCTAACCTTTCTTCCTCTTAGCTTTTCTTTTCTGGTTTTCATGCTTCTATTGCAGTAACAGAGTTAATTTTTCATTTACATCTTCAGTGGATGATACCGATGGCAACCTTTTTTTTAAttactttatttttaaaaaagaaaaactttacTCAGTATACCTTGCACATAATAAGGTTGCCATGCTTTTCACTGCTCTATGTTGTAAGGTTTGTTGCTGCCTCCAACTTACCATGCTCTTAAGTTTCCAATGAAATTTGGACCAACAGTTCTTGTCATCTTCTCTCGGAGCCTAAACATCTGTTTCGGATGCTTCCAAAGCCAAAACGGCCACCTTGGAAAATCAATAATGTGGTCTTCCCCATTCTTGGTTTTCGTGTGTGATTGGTCATGACACATCTGATTACTACTTTATTATGAATCAAGGTCATTTGTTCAGCTTTGGTTTCTTCCCGCTGTCTGTATCTGATACAGTTTTTGGAGGTTTCCTGTACTCGGTACTCACTATTCTACCCTTCTTTTTCAAAACTTTCAGCTATTTTCTAGCTTCCGTTGGTTCCTACAGCAACCACTGTCCTTATTTGGATGCTTCCTTTGAATACTTAATGCAGCACTATGCAGTTGTGGACAGCCTTGGTTTATATGTAGGTTAGTTTATTCAGTTCGTGACAACTTTTCCTTTATTACTGGAAGACAGCTTGTCAAATTCCACATTTTCTGAAGCGTCTTTGCTTTCCAACTGTCTGTTCAATTACTTCTCATGCTTCCCAAAGGCTTGCAAGATCTCCAAATTCCCTGCAATGGCCATTTCGATCCACCGAAGAGTTAGTATATAGGTTAGTCGAATATGCCTGTTCTTGTGCGAACAAATGCGACTTCGTCTCATTTTATTGTCCATTGTTTGGTGAGGTTTCCTGTGGTTTGTTTCGTTTTCTCCAGCATCTTATTAAATAATGTTTCTCAAATTCCAGTTATCTTATTGGCATGTCCATGGCAGCAGCAGTTGTATCCCCTCCATTTGGAACTTCCCATAATTCTTTTAAATCTGTTTTGGTCAACTACTACTGTTCCATTGGATTGGATCATCACTCTAACTCTGGACAAATGTCCATCATTATAGATTTTTTCCTTTGAGGCTGGACCAATACAtgcttcatcatcatctatacCATATTCTtggtaaaaaaattataatttgtTCATCCTTGAAATGAGCAAGCAAAAAGCCCTGTTTTGTGCTCTCTATAAATTTTCAAACGTTTTTATGCCATACTTTGTgacaaaatattttcttttttataaatGTTTTTCTGTTCTTGATCATTGTTGTCTGTTCGGTTGGACGTTTCAGTTTGTACATCTATTTTGAGAGGTCTTCTGCAGAAAATTATAGTGTACTGTTTGGTGATGTGATCAGATTCTTATGTCCAGTTATGTTCATACTACTATTCAAGTAAAGTTTCTAAATAAGCTGTTGGTGCCTTTTCACTTTCATGTTTTGGCTTTGAAATTCTTTTGGCATCAGTCTTTGTCCAAAAGAACAAGTCTTGAAACCCTGTGGCTACCTTTGATTTCCTTTTTTGATCACGAGACTTTTCTACATAGTTTCGTGCAACATGAAAACTTCTACGGTTCTACCAACCTAACTCTCTCTAAAAAAATCCTTCTGCAGGCGTTCTATTACCTCTGTTCATTGCTTAATGGTTGATCTGTTTCATTAGCTGTTCATTTGATGCTGGAGGTAGAAACTCTGTGCAGAAATGGAGCAGAAACCCAACAGAAAGAAGGTATCATGTTCTCTCTTCATTCATTCAAGTTTCATAATCTGTGAGAAAAAGTACAAGTCAGTTTATATACCCTCTCCTTTTCAGTTTCTCTTTCCAAAAATTATAAGAGCAAAGGATGGGAATGCCTTGTCAAGGCATAGTGCCGAGTCCTCCATCAACTCCACAGGTTGGTTCTCGAGTTCATAGCATCCTTTTTAACGGCAAAGCAAACCACTTTTTCTCTACATGATGATAGGAGAATACATTTCCTTGTGGGTCTTTGAAAATTGAAGCTTGATGCATACTAGCTTTTCTCATGGCCTTGATTGCTAACTTCAAGTTGGCAAGAGGAAGCATACTAGATTTCTCCTGTTATAAAAATTATTTAACCTAATCAAAGTAAAACGCCATTTACGTTTTTTTCAGTTGATTTGAAAGAGTCCCCAGAGAGGTCATCAGTGGCTTCCCCGtcagcatcatcctcatccttCTTCAAAAGTCTTTCCGGTATATACTATGACATCTTACTCCACTAGTGTTTTGCACTTGGTCATTAGTTagttttattttcttctatGTATTACCATAGTTCTTTTGACCTTGAATTCTAAGCCTGgttttccttccccttttctAACTTCATCTTTCTAAAATAGAAAGTAGAAGTCTAAAATTCAGCGGCTTCAGTTCTCCTCCAACAACTACTAGTACCCATATAGAAGCTTTCAGGTGAGCGTAGTTGTCAGTAAAGTCCCTAATTCTTTAAAGCTCTACTCACTATTTTATGCGATTCAAATGTTTATTGCATTACATGTCACAAATAGCATATTTTCATTAGCTCAAGTTTAGATATTTACTCTGTTCTTGCTCTGATTTTCATAGGGTATTTGCAGCCACATGGAACGTAGCAGGAAAGACTCCGGACAGGGGTCTCAATCTGAATGATTTCCTGCCTTCTGATGACTACTCAGACATTTATGTGTTAGGGTATGCACAAATCTAAACATCACAAATTTGCATTATTGCTATTGTCATATCAGATAGAGATTTACATGTCTTCTACACAATGCATATCTTCAAACATAACACCCTCTGGCACGTTTCCTTTTGAGCTTATATCGTTGTCATTTTCATATCTCCTGCACCACGAGAGATTTGAGCACATTTAATGTTTCGCTCTTTGAGCTTCGTATCATGCAAACCAGTcacaattttcttttcttgtggTTGTCCTGAACAAGATCTTATCCAACAGTTAGCTAGCAACTGACATTGTCAGCTATCTACTCATTAAATTAAACTAATTACATCGTGGAAAATCAGTTACCGTAGTAACTTGATCAACATCCTAATGCAGCAAGCAAAACTGAAATTGTAATCCACGGACTAAATATCATTTACCTAAGTTACTTTGAAGTTGAAATAGTAACACgataggaatttttttttcccacaattGCAATGCAGGTTCCAAGAAGTCGTCCCCCTCAACGCCGGCAACGTCCTTGTGATCGAGGACAACGAGCCGGCGTCGAGATGGCTCGCCCTCATCAACCAGGCGCTGAACCGGCCCTCACCAACCTCCGACGCCTACGCCTCCGCCATTTCCGAAGCTGCTGCAGCAAGCCTCTCGTTCAGCCGATCCGTTGACACGacggcctccgcctcccccgtcTCCGCTCTCCAAACGCCCAGCTCCAGCCCGCTCGACCCGTCGCGGTTCCACAAGTCCTCCAACAGAGagatccgccgcgccgccatcaCCCGCGGCCGCCGGCTCAAGACGTGCACGTGCCCGGCGGAGCGGCCTCGGAGTCGGAGGTCCTACAGGGCGCCGTGCCTGATGGGTTGCGGCAAGAACGCCAACGCCGTCGAGAGCGACACGACGACGtcggacgaggacgacgaggtcaCAACCAGTAGCTTTGCGGTGGCCGACGTGAAGAgcccggcaccggcggcggtggcagcgagcCGGCGGGAGAGGTACTGCCTGGTTGCCTGCAAGCAGATGGTGGGTCTGTTCGCCACGGTATGGGTGAGGCGAGAGCTGGTGCGGCACGTCGGTCATGTCCGGTTCTCCTGCGTCGGCCGCGGCATCATGGGCTACCTCGGCAACAAGGTCAGCACTCAGCACTCAGCAGGCTCATCCAGTCCACTGCAGCTCAACTGTCTGAAATGGCTTTCCATTGTCATGTCCATCTTCGTCAAGATCAAACATTCAAATGCCATCATGTCTTTGGTTTCAGGGTTGCATCTCTGTGAGCATGTCGCTGCACCAGACGAGCCTGTGCTTCGTGTGCAGCCACCTGGCCTCGGGGGAGAAGGAAGGGGACGAGCTCAGGAGGAACTCAGATGTCGTCGAGATCCTCAAGAACACGCAGTTCCGACGGCTCTGTAAGAGATCAGGCCGCAGGATTCCGGAGAGAATCCTTGACCATGAGTAATTTCTCATACACTACCCAATGTGCATTCACTTCATTTAAAAATTCTGAAATGCGAACTGACAAGTGTCAATGGTTTCAGTCGTGTGATCTGGCTCGGTGATCTGAACTATCGAATCGGCCTGAGCTACTCGGAGGCCAAGAAGCTCGTCGAGGCAAACGACTGGGGTGCTCTCTTCGAGAAGGATCAGGTGACTGACCAAATTCATGACAGTGTAGGGCACATACTCTGTCAGAGTTCTGCAAGTGTTCATTGGGCATTCTGAACTGAACAGCTCAAGACTGAAAGGGAGGGTGGAGTTTTCAGAGGGTGGAACGAGGGCAAGATTTTCTTTGCTCCCACATACAAGTACTCATGGAATTCCGACAACTATGCTGGTGAAGACGTCACGTCGAAGAAGAAGCGAAGAACTCCAGCATGGTAAGGCCTCTCACCACACACATCCTGCATGACAAATGCAATGATCCTGTGACTTCAGAACACGCCTGCAGTTGTTTCAGTTTCAGCATTGTGAGGTTACTAAAATGTTCAGTGCTGGATCAAACAAAAACATTTTGTAGGTGTGACCGGATTCTCTGGTATGGTGAAGGGATAGTGCAACTGTCCTACATCCGTGGGGAGTCGAAATTTTCAGACCATCGTCCCGTCTGCAGTGTGTTCATTGTCGAGGTTGCGGTTCCCAACAACAAACTCATCAAGTTTGCATCAGGTCCCAACATGAAAGTTGGCGTGGAAGAACTCCTATTTGCCCCCTAGCAGATAGCACTACATGGAATGCAGAATTTTGCTCAAGATCATAGTAGAATTTCCCCCTGAAGTGCTTGTTATCTTACTAGGCGTTGTTGACTACTAGTA from Setaria italica strain Yugu1 chromosome VII, Setaria_italica_v2.0, whole genome shotgun sequence includes the following:
- the LOC101758326 gene encoding type I inositol polyphosphate 5-phosphatase 10, encoding MEQKPNRKKFLFPKIIRAKDGNALSRHSAESSINSTVDLKESPERSSVASPSASSSSFFKSLSESRSLKFSGFSSPPTTTSTHIEAFRVFAATWNVAGKTPDRGLNLNDFLPSDDYSDIYVLGFQEVVPLNAGNVLVIEDNEPASRWLALINQALNRPSPTSDAYASAISEAAAASLSFSRSVDTTASASPVSALQTPSSSPLDPSRFHKSSNREIRRAAITRGRRLKTCTCPAERPRSRRSYRAPCLMGCGKNANAVESDTTTSDEDDEVTTSSFAVADVKSPAPAAVAASRRERYCLVACKQMVGLFATVWVRRELVRHVGHVRFSCVGRGIMGYLGNKGCISVSMSLHQTSLCFVCSHLASGEKEGDELRRNSDVVEILKNTQFRRLCKRSGRRIPERILDHDRVIWLGDLNYRIGLSYSEAKKLVEANDWGALFEKDQLKTEREGGVFRGWNEGKIFFAPTYKYSWNSDNYAGEDVTSKKKRRTPAWCDRILWYGEGIVQLSYIRGESKFSDHRPVCSVFIVEVAVPNNKLIKFASGPNMKVGVEELLFAP